DNA sequence from the Bradyrhizobium diazoefficiens genome:
CGGCTTGCGAGCGGCGAGGTCGGCTTCGGCTACACGCTCGGGCGCGACGGTGAGAAGGCGCGGCTGATCGCGCTGTGCGACGCGCTGGCGCAGTCGAAGGAATTTGGCGCGGCCGTCGAGCGGGACGTTATCGCGCCGTTGCGCGAGCAGCTTATGGTCGAGCGGAAGCGGGCGGCGGAAGAGACCGCGGCGACGAAGGTTGATTTCTACACCATGGTGCGCGGTGAGGGGTGAGGCCATGACCACGATTGCGGAACTGCCTCCGGGGTTCGTCGACAAGGTGTTGTCGGCGCAGTCGACCTTTCGCTCGGTCATGGACGCGATGGCCCGTCCGGGCGCGGTCCAGCGCATCGTGCCGATGGTGGGAACGCCTGCCACGATGATGCGC
Encoded proteins:
- the phnG gene encoding phosphonate C-P lyase system protein PhnG, which encodes MDSVTQHNTQQAQRQAAMAVLAHAEAGEIAARLRTIPLPGHQNLREPENGLVMLRGRVGGDGAPFNLGEATVSRAAVRLASGEVGFGYTLGRDGEKARLIALCDALAQSKEFGAAVERDVIAPLREQLMVERKRAAEETAATKVDFYTMVRGEG